Genomic segment of Harmonia axyridis chromosome 6, icHarAxyr1.1, whole genome shotgun sequence:
CAGCGGGAAAATACCATGATTGAACAACGATTGAACTTACTTGATCAACAAAGTAAATGCAAAACTCTGAGACTGTTGGGGCTGGAAGATAAACGTGGAGAAAATCTAGCCGAAACTTTAAAAAGAACTTTAAATAGTAATCTCAGTCTACAACAAGACGACTTGCAGATCGAGCATTGTTACCGGCTCAAGAATAAATCCGATAAACCAAATTCTACTGGAGCAGTATTAATTCACTTTTCATCTATGAAGTCACGTGATGAAGTATATAAAAACAAGAGCAAGTTGAGGGGATCAAAGTTGATACTAACCGAAAATCTTACAAGTCATAACTACGCTCTGCTCAAAAAATGTACATCGAAGCTGGGAACTCGGAATGTTTGGACTTGGAACGGCAGTATTTACACAAGAATGGGAACAACAAGAAAACTCATACGATGCGAAGCAGATCTGGATGGTATAGCAGGAGCGGAGAGGCCGGCTACTTCATTGGAGAATAAGGGAAGGCCCAAGAGGAGAACACGAAAATAAGGTCCTTTCTGtttattatcctttttttttgcttttttttttctcttttcctcGTATATACATAAATTTATTTAAGTTCAATTTCCTTTTGTTTATCTCTTGAAATTATTTAGTTGCTATGTCTGAGTGGCGTTCATCGTGATTGTTCACCACATGAAGGGTTTCAGAGTTGCTCACCTAAATATAAGATCATTAGTGCCTAAGATCGATGATTTCAGAGGGGTCATTTTGAGAGAGGATTATGATGTGGTGGCTGTATCCGAGACTTGGTTGAATGATGACACTGACTCTCAGTTAATTTCGATCACAGGGTACAGATTTGTGAGGCAAGATAGAATAAGTAGAGGGGGCGGCGTGGGAATATATGTAAAGGATACTATAAGTATACAGGGTTTGTCTGTTGAGAGATGTGATGGCTTTGAACAAGTTTGGGTAAAATTTATCattaagaaaaaaacatttatcattGGATGTATTTACAGACCGCCAGGCTACAATGTAGCtgcttttttggaaaattttgagaGTGCGCTTTCGGAGTTGTGCCCTCAGTGTGATAATATTATTTGCGTTGGTgacttcaatataaatttatttgatgTACATTCGAAGTATGTATCTGACTTGTATAGGGTATTGGAATCAACCAATCTAACACAGCTCATTAATGCTTCGACCAGAGATACAGCTCATTCGTCCACTCTTTTGGACCTGATTATGGTGGACAAGGATATGGGCACTCAGTCATCTGGTACACTTCATGTACCAAGCCTATCAGATCATGATCTTGTGCACTGTGAGCTGAACTTTCCAGGTGTACAGAAGAAGGTTTTAACTAGAGAGTATAGGGATTATAAGAATATGAATGGTCAGCAATTTTATGCTGATTTGCAGGCTATTCCCTGGCGTGGCGTATATGAATTGGGGGATATTGATGAAaaggttgaattttttaattcttgtattgGTTCCTTGTTGGATATACATGCACCAAGACGATTAGCTAGGTTTTCTCGAAGTAACGAACCATGGTTGACTGACAGCATTCGTGCTGCCATTCACATGAGGGATAAGGCACTTTTGCGTTACAAACGTAGTAGAAAGGTCCAGCATTGGGAGTATTATAAGAGCTTGAGAAATCAAACAACTTTAATGATACGACGGGAGAAGAAAGTGTTCTTCGAACGTCAATTCCAGAATGGCATCGATTCATGGAAAAAGTTAAAAAGATTCGGAGTCATCAACTCTGAGCAAAGTTCTGAAATACCTGAGGATCTCAAAAAACCAGACGaacttattaaattttttactGAAGCCGTTAATGTCCCGTTGTCGGTTGACTCATCAACCTTGAACCTATATAAAAGCAGCGTTTCAGATTGTACAATCGCTCCATTTTGTTTCGCAGAGGTAGATGAGATTACGGTGCTGAAGGCGATTACAGGGATAAAATCGGGATCAGAGGGGGTGGATGGTATtagcatttatattttgaaacttTGTTGTCCGTTCATACTACCTTTTATTACacatataataaattattgtatACTCCATTCTGTTTTTCCGAAATGCTGGAAAGAAGCACTAATTGTACCATTACCGAAAGTCCCAACCCCGAGAGAGTACAGGGATTTACGTCCCATCAGTATATTATCTAGCGTATCGAAGGTgttggagaaaataataaaccagcaGCTATCGGATTTTGTTGAGAACAATGACATTCTTCCTGAGTGTCAGTCGGGATTTAGAAGGGGTCACGGATGTTCGGCGGCACTAACTAATGTTACTGATGATATTTTGCGGGCGGCGGATGACGGCAAGGTTACGGCTTTGGCGTTACTGGACTTCACTAAGGCATTCGATACGATCGACCACGAACTACTTCTAGCAATTTTGCACTTTGTCGGGCTTGGTGATGGAGCGGTgcgatttttcgaaaattttttatcaCAACGAACCCAGTGTTTGAAAATTGGCTCACAAATATCTGCCGCTGTTGAACTAATCCGTGGGGTGCCTCAGGGTTCTGTTCCATCGGCGCTTCTTTATGCGATCTATACGTCTCGGCTGCCAAGGGCATTAAATAAATGTTCAGCTCAATATTACGCTGATGATACACAGGTATACCTATCATTTGTTAGTGGTGATGCTGTCGAAAGCTCCAAGGTATTGAGTGAAGAAATAGAGTCACTGAGAATAATGGCTCTTGAGCACTCTCTCTTGCTGAACGCGAATAAGTCTTCTCTTTTGGTTTTGGGACCTAAGTCACAGGTTGTAAGGGTGAAAAACTTGGTGAGTGTTGAAGTAGATGGTGTCAAACTGCCAGTAAAGGAAACAGCTCGGAATCTGGGTGTGACGTTTGATAGCTTCCTCAGATTTGGTTCTCATGTCACAGAGTGCATAAAGAGAgcatatattaaaataaaatacatttatAAGATCCGAAAATTCATTTCACGTAAACTTAAAATTTTACTCTGCGATTCATTGGTTTTGTCTATGTTCAATCACTGCGATGTTGTTTATGGGAACTGCCTCTCTTACTATGATAAGAAAAGAATTCAAATGATTCAAAATGCATGTCTGAGACTGATTTATGGTGTGAGGAAGTTCGAATCAGTTTCTCCACGACTCAGGGAGGCAGGATGGTTGAGTATGGAAGAAAGGAGAAAACTGCATTGTGCATGTTTTTATAGAGACATTGTTTTTTTCCAACGCCCACCTTACCTTTATAAGAAAATCATCTTCCGAACGCACGTGCATAATCTTAATATTAGGTTCAGGGGAAAAATCACTCCACCATATCATAAAACCTCGATCTTTGAAAGAGGTTTCTCTTTCAATATTGCAAGATTCTTCAATAGTCACCCTGAATCTTTGATGAAACTATCTAGAGCAGCTTTCAGGAAATGTTATAAGGAAATTATTGTCAATGCAAACATAACTTAATTGCGATGAATGCCTCTCTATCCCGGATACAGAAGGAATGTTTTGGTTGTACATGGATAAGAAtgtgttattaattttttttttctctttatccttctctttttgttaattttttcctATTATTCAGAATGAAGCACTGTCGATTCAATGGTTGAGTGGATCAGGGAGTCTCCTAGGGGACTCATCTGGACTTCGCCATATTTCTTGCTCAACACGTAtatcaattgtatttttgtttgtttttctctAATTGATGTAAGTTTAGTTGGAAATAAAgacaatatacatacatacatacatacatattgTGCAGGCTTATTATGAAGCGAATTGCTCAGGCAGAAAAGCAAGGGAAATTTACTCCCACAGATTTCCAAGCAGAAATTtgccaaacttcaaaactttttatgaaacagtacgcaaattacttgaagaaggaagtttgcaccggaaaaagaaagaaacaataagaacaaacgatgatcgcatccttaatttagtaggagataacccaatgatttcaacaagaactctttcgaaccacccttcagtgaataaaagtaaaactactgtttggagagtactccaaaggaacagcttccatccgttccatttccaactttgccaaactttagaagacgttgattttcatagaagaaaagaattctgtcagtttattttgagaagagtacgtggaaatagggattttctccatcaaattttatttacggatgaagctacttttcataaggatggtttcttcaacaaagaaaatccgcatgccacggtatcaaaaaatagccagaagaggttttcagttaatgtttgggcgggaataaaagataaattcattatcggacCATACATTCTTCCTCAAACAATGACTGGAAACGGCTTTTATCACTTCCTGACGGAAAttctgccagatcttcttgaagaTATTCCGCTGAGACAGATTCAGGGCATTTGGTACCAGCATCATGGTTGCCATGCCCACACAACTCGTGATGTAAGAGGGTATCTAGATGAAGAAAATCCACTCTGATGGATTGGCCGATTAGGACCTATCGCATGGCCTCCTCGTTCGTAGGATCTCACACTACTGGATTTTCATTTCTGGGGACATCTCAAAAGTCTTGTTTATGATAAGAGAGCTCCAGTAAACTCAAAGGAAGAACTTATTCAACGAATTGAATCAGCTGCCGAGGAGATCCGGTAAAACCCCGAAATTATACGTTCAGCAGTCGATAGTGTTGCGAAAAGAGCGAGAATGTATATTCTTACAAATggaaacatcttcgaaaacgatttataaattgatttttccactaatctgttttttttgtgtttataaaatgtagaattattagtaaaaaataaggtttattccttgaataatttgtttaataataagcatgaactatgacattttttccaaaagagaatattttattttcgtttccaaacaaattcgtgtcacgatacttgcgaaattatattcagtgaaattcaaataaccagtagaattctatgagctacgaacttccgtttcttagcaacgaatattaatatccttagaactgccttaatttcttcattaatacttacgttggaatcgagggttcgactcccaactaagtttcagcgaatttttttgtataaatacattttagcatccggaatttttggaaatagcaataatttaataattttgactctaagaagccattctaatttttttttggaggtttgaacgaaacatttgaatggctgtagtaacgaaaccgtttgatattttacaattctgttttcatattcgtgattgataattgaaggagtacaattgtacaaaatttcattcatttcgggtgaaatttttttatcgctgtagacatgtaaaaaaaaatttgtgttcaatttttgaaaaaatttttgcacagaaattcttagaaaattgtgttcattcaggaactaaaattcaatttgaccactggaaaaaaaaattaggaacgttgcaggttttccgccattttgtaattcttttttcggatttcatcaacttttctgaatagaggacccaaaaatactgagatttgaccaaaaaccgtttctttgagtgttatacaaaactgaccacacccataagaatcttgctcaaaattgacgtttaacaccctgtatctcgcttatgcgtcgaaaacgggatatattgtataaggcaaaaatgattctcccgatgtcctctacacgaatatatatgtttgtccagtttatgatgaaacaccctgtatatgccgtgcgacgcttgcatatcaagctcaattagcttgatatcaagtcaagcaataaatatctaaaatcgagtcaattgctcaagtatgtaattttttacgattttcaagtcaagtacttggtTAATATGTGAAGCTACAGCTTGATGAATCTCTATTGGTATTTCTTAAATGGTACATCCTATATTCTGCAGCAACGAAGCTCATTTTTCACTCAGTGTAAACACGCAcaattgtcacatatcgagCAGTGAAAATCTTCATGTAACTGCTGAGACACCGTTACATCTACAAGAAGCCACTGTATGGTGTAAAATTTGGTGTGGTAGAGGAAATGGCCCGTAATTCTTTGATAATGAATAAGTTgttattcaaacttcaaaccgTCTAGTCTCATTGCTACAGTGTCATGattatcgatttttttctggtctgaaattaatgatatggaattggaaAAAATGTGGTTCCAAAAAGATGGAGCAACAAGTCACACAACACAACCCGTTTTGGCTTTATTGAAGTCAAAAACCTCAGGACGCGTAATTGCTTGTTTCGGtgatgtgaattggccaccaagatcatGTGATTctcctttggatttttttttgtagttttgtgaAGGTACCAACATCTGTCAAAGTTATGAAGTACTGTAAGAAATCATGTGGGGGAGATATGAATGATGTTGTATTCCACACATAATGGCAAAGTCTGATCAttgtattgaaatgaaaatttgatcgatattcaTTATTCTTAATGAAAATGTAttttatttacgtttacttTTGGAACCACAGAATGGATTATCCTTTACAATATCTCTCAGCTCTAGAATCGATTAATTCAGAAaactaacaaatttattgaatcaataatcattttgaattttcactcTTTATTCATCTCAGTTGAGAAAAAAAGAcaacttttttctttaaaattttctgGGAATTTCGAAATTAAGGATTTATTTCAAGAAAGCTCATAGCAAatcattttttcttcgaaaatgtCCAGTTAGTCAAATCAAGTAATGATGTAATCTGCCGTCTGTTGAGAATTCGTGGAAATTACGTCAAGACTTTTaaacttgtactttttttttaattctcacACAAGGTTTAATCCTCCGGGAGCTCACCttcgagaaaatttgatttctgtttgtttcatgtcacgattttcttttttttctttcaatattttcttacattgtaaaatgactgtattttgtttttaatgtagactaatcatgaaataaacattattactattactattactattaatATTAATGCCACTAGCAGGACAAAAAAGTGTCCATCACAAAACTTGCTACCATGTTGGAAAAGGAGATCTAGAAAATTCCGATTATCTCCAGCCATTcgccaaaaattaataaatttcatgttttctagTACATCAACGTATTTCGTTCGTTGAGcaaattcataatattttcgTTTCTCTCATCTCCTGGATTTTCCTCCTTTCAAACTATtcgaaatacaatttttcttacaaaatatCCATTTACTTGAGTTTATATCAaacacatgaaaatatttcagtatcAAAGAAATACTCATATACCTTTTTGCTCCATTGAAGATAGAAGATATACCTTGATTTAATtagaaaataatatgaatagaATTTGAAACCAATTGTTTCTAGGTTCAAACCCTGGAGAgtaatattttctattatttctccCAATAATTTCAGTCAGATTACATAACAAATCATTGTGtataaatgaacaaaaattgaattgttttttataaatttacacAATTTAATATGTAAATATTCATATGTAATATCCGTTCACTCGAGTTTATATCAATCAACAGAgaatatttaattatcaaaattaCTTGAATCAAGAAAATACTTTTACCTATACCCGTCTTGCTTCATTAAAAAAAGAAGAGAAGGACATTGATATAAtcggaaaatataataaatagaatattcatactgtgaattcaatttcaaaccAATAATTCTAGGTTCAAACTCcgcaaagtaatattttctaTCAGATTCTTCCAATAATTTCAGTCAAAATACAAAACAAACCATTGTGTATCAATacacaaaaattgaattattttttataaatttaacaGTTGGTTAAGTTACAGCAATTTGCTGATTGTAACCTATAATAATCGTTTTATAATTTGAAGCAATCAGTGGATCAACATTCACCTGTCAACCGTTTATCGAATCCTACAAATGAAACACCAGAGTAGAATCAATTCCTCAGAGATAATCGTTTTTCCCTTGTTTGCTTCCTTTCCCCCCAACAACCCCTGGGGTTATGTAGAATTTCGATGAAGTATAATCAAGTGGGACGGTCGGATTGAGTTGGATGGATGCCCATGAGAGAACTGGATGATCACAGACCAAATGGTTGAAGATGTTGGGGTTCGAGAACGGCAGTAGTGGATTTAGGTTTTCTCGATTTGTAGCATAGCCGTCGgcttttcacattgttgatgCCTTCTTATTTTCATTCAAGAGTTTTTGCAATCGTTTGATCAAGAATATTTCAAGTTTACCTTTTGAAATGtatcaggtgtcccaaatttgatgtCTAGTGAAAGAGTATCGGAAGTctgaatccctttgagctacaATAGTTATTTacaataaagggtttttttttagagctatagaactttaaattgcaataaaacaacgatggattattcgattgacatgaattttatttatccgcaagataatcttttggcattacattttgaatatgatttctggcatatgaccgccacggctggctcggatgtagtccaatctggacgtccaattttcgaagactctttccaacatttgtgccgtatatcggaaataacacggcgaatgttgtcttccaaatggtcaagggtttgtggcttatccgcatagaccaatgactttacatagccccacagaaagtagtctagcggtgtaaaatcacaagatcttgaaggccaattcacaggtccaaaacgtgaatttaggcggtcaccaaacgtgtctttcaataaatcgattgtggcacgagctgtgtgacatgttgcgccgtcttgttggaaccacagctcctggacatcatggttgttcaattcaggaatgaaaaagttagtaatcatgcctctataccgatcaccattgactgtaacgttgtggccatcatcgtttttgaagaagtacgcaccaatgattccaccagcccataaagcgcaccaaacagtcagtttttctggatgtaagggtggttcgacatacacttgatgattagcttcactccaaatgcggcagttttgtttgttgacgtagccattcaaccagaagtgcgcttcatcgctaaacaaaataaaatggacgtagtgcgcgatacgtattccgcacaaaaccattattttcgaaataaaattgcactatttgcaagcgttgttcaggcgtgagtctaatcATGATAAATTggtaaaccaaactgagaataaatcacttgacagctgtgtaatcggtcgccatctcgaacagtaatgccaacataaagttatatacctcgaaaaaaaaacacccgttacaagcgCAAAAGGcaatgatattcttccacgggtacaaaaataaaaaacgagCCAGGaagtggcaagtttttgaatgaacgagtgttata
This window contains:
- the LOC123682783 gene encoding uncharacterized protein LOC123682783, which codes for MGLDSQQEADMKEIIKNMFRDKELVSTLAEAVADMVFDKLKDEWNSLQEENDMLKSQIVDLQRENTMIEQRLNLLDQQSKCKTLRLLGLEDKRGENLAETLKRTLNSNLSLQQDDLQIEHCYRLKNKSDKPNSTGAVLIHFSSMKSRDEVYKNKSKLRGSKLILTENLTSHNYALLKKCTSKLGTRNVWTWNGSIYTRMGTTRKLIRCEADLDGIAGAERPATSLENKGRPKRRTRK